The Aspergillus chevalieri M1 DNA, chromosome 5, nearly complete sequence genome includes a region encoding these proteins:
- a CDS encoding CCDC90 family protein (COG:S;~EggNog:ENOG410PMGD;~InterPro:IPR024461;~PFAM:PF07798;~TransMembrane:1 (o372-392i)): MAAPRLPFLYPNLMRAVRSCEPTTYRSIRGPVRSKRAAFHTTRRHEEEAYHRRYGPAAEANLPPSLRPKDEEEASKPARDPPAEKEKRDSSKSQQKQTIGQLDQSRQEESKNNASNQFSPAEKEVTVESKESEAQAEEAESQDEARISAEEANNAFSSSAEHPEEEQNVHRHIQDNPLDGVFHMPSPSTYLTPTPSGPSGDKPPHLSPAPYVHHFDTYSLVRDLSKGGYGEENAITIMKSVRQILQNNINLAKDSLTSKSDVENETYLFNAACSELQSSLQTARNSEVQRQRASRTQLQHEIDILSQRFNQELAGLKDDIKGMFNDHKMTSREHQRSIDTSVQELNYKITVSLNSDGKSEIEGLRWILTRRAAMAVATSAIMIIIFLKYYSVRKAGTAEKKKEEAAVKDVKETRIIQDTPEVLPSSLAPGADVGESLG, from the exons ATGGCTGCTCCAAGACTGCCCTTTCTCTATCCGAATTTGATGCGCGCAGTCCGTTCGTGCGAACCCACGACGTACCGCTCCATTCGAGGTCCGGTTCGCAGCAAGCGTGCTGCCTTCCACACCACCCGACGACATGAAGAAGAGGCATATCATCGACGATACGGACCGGCAGCCGAAGCGAATCTTCCACCATCCCTCCGGCCcaaggacgaagaagaagctagTAAACCTGCCCGAGACCCACCcgcggagaaggagaagagggacAGCTCCAAGAGTCAGCAGAAGCAGACCATCGGTCAACTCGACCAATCACGGCAAGAAGAGTCCAAGAATAATGCATCTAATCAATTCTCGCCGGCTGAGAAGGAAGTGACTGTGGAGTCGAAAGAGAGTGAAGCACAAGCTGAGGAGGCGGAATCGCAAGATGAGGCCAGGATAAGCGCTGAAGAAGCCAATAATGCGTTTTCCTCGTCGGCTGAGCACCCGGAGGAGGAACAGAATGTCCATCGCCACATTCAGGATAACCCTCTGGACGGTGTCTTCCATATGCCGTCTCCTTCGACTTATCTCACGCCGACTCCATCGGGACCGTCCGGTGACAAACCGCCACACTTGTCTCCGGCCCCCTATGTCCACCACTTCGATACCTATTCGCTGGTCCGCGATCTCTCCAAAGGCGGTTATGGTGAGGAGAACGCCATAACGATAATGAAATCCGTCCGGCAAATTCTACAGAACAACATCAACCTCGCAAAGGATAGCTTAACATCTAAATCCGACGTCGAGAACGAAACGTATCTATTCAACGCTGCTTGCTCAGAACTGCAGTCGTCCCTTCAAACTGCCCGGAATTCGGAAGTGCAGAGGCAACGTGCTTCCCGGACGCAACTACAACATGAGATCGACATTCTTTCTCAAAGATTCAACCAGGAGCTTGCAGGACTGAAGGACGACATCAAGGGAATGTTCAACGACCACAAAATGACCTCGAGAGAACACCAGCGGAGTATCGATACGTCTGTCCAGGAGCTGAACTACAAAATCACAGTTTCGTTGAACAGTGATGGCAAGAGTGAAATTGAGGGTCTGCGGTGGATTCTGACCAGAAGAGCCGCTATGGCTGTCGCAACGAGTGCTA TCATGATCATCATTTTCCTCAAGTACTATTCCGTCCGCAAAGCCGGTACCGctgaaaagaagaaagaagaggcgGCAGTCAAAGATGTCAAGGAGACCCGGATCATTCAAGACACGCCTGAGGTTTTGCCGTCATCACTGGCACCAGGAGCCGACGTTGGCGAGTCTCTGGGTTAG
- a CDS encoding uncharacterized protein (COG:S;~EggNog:ENOG410PJ73;~InterPro:IPR033370;~PFAM:PF08700;~go_component: GO:0017119 - Golgi transport complex [Evidence IEA];~go_process: GO:0006891 - intra-Golgi vesicle-mediated transport [Evidence IEA]), whose amino-acid sequence MASGPDPQSLKSWEDAFQYPIPTVRRVEQELRRDIASNKEKLRALVGTRYRELVGTAETIVSMNREIQDVDSNLADIGQRCNPRLVEKKTAHLGQIKSDVLDKDADKRAVGAQLSLLHRCAATISRLLRRRASPLLIAKLFVISRLLHKTLSQGKSVPPFLETLRGQLASLRQTLLKRIRKCLGSANSTADDTIEALAAYCLTTSSSSDDAIRHFRDVRLGVIDSQLALTDFSGENVLKAFLLYIRTLQTSKILLSRRLSDVLGKLKARPILTDPEVRNLDDLGIDILGRWAAPEVTNFTPWIKLSELSKSDSERVIKQWSSQAFEALVKGCHSTLGKWNDFPDLLALRKKTLDIWLSSRSSTSTHSSLGVLEGIRTTFNEQLTRILSNQAKKLDQFGQNISFTISYWESKEHTEAQSLWDHNIISLDYSNGATAFKQTVMDKLLGRDEDISAALKIYQNWRSTIDSSKQSIHDLRRTKWSDILDEGEDEDPDVDITAMLNDDDPRLLRDEFQSAVRQSLTTLQDSFSDTFCAFGQSNRNLKTAYLLRLVRLVRRDLPTDFVATEFSFSSSIVPKLQEMLATEIIALTTPLRLPDPHKRLPGRSLWEGDPELPLQPSPYTFKFLRRLMESMNQCGQDLWDLSTVQVLKQTLQRELSNFVVTAFENLESPAPEKDTPKPESESETGQEDESRPTENGTEEQRQPEPETTSTTSKEHIRDCKVQIFYDTIYLKGSLATKDLEQSQCQLADAVEKLRASLDSEERVAKNIEKAAGEYWKRTKLLFGLFAVGSE is encoded by the exons ATGGCGTCTGGTCCGGATCCCCAGAGCTTAAAATCATGGGAGGACGCATTCCAGTACCCAATCCCCACCGTGCGTCGTGTGGAGCAGGAGCTCCGGCGCGACATTGCAAGCAATAAGGAGAAGCTCCGCGCTCTAGTTGG GACGAGATATCGAGAGCTTGTCGGGACTGCGGAGACCATTGTTTCGATGAACCGGGAGATTCAAGACGTGGATTCGAACCTCGCCGATATTGGACAGCGATGCAACCCGAGACTGGTAGAGAAGAAGACTGCGCATCTGGGGCAGATTAAGAGCGATGTGCTGGATAAAG ATGCGGACAAACGCGCAGTCGGGGCGCAGCTCTCACTACTTCACCGCTGTGCTGCTACGATTTCGAGGCTTCTACGGAGACGCGCTTCGCCGTTGCTAATCGCAAAGCTCTTTGTGATCTCCCGGCTACTGCACAAAACGTTGTCGCAGGGAAAGTCGGTCCCGCCGTTCCTGGAGACTCTGCGCGGCCAATTGGCTTCCCTTCGACAGACCCTTCTGAAACGGATCCGGAAATGCCTTGGTTCTGCGAACTCGACAGCAGACGATACTATTGAAGCTCTGGCTGCATATTGCCTGACCACTAGCTCTTCATCGGATGATGCAATTCGCCATTTCCGGGATGTTCGTCTAGGTGTTATTGACAGCCAACTTGCTCTCACGGACTTTTCTGGCGAGAACGTGCTCAAGGCTTTTCTGCTGTACATTCGGACCCTGCAGACGTCCAAGATCCTTTTGTCCCGCCGTCTGTCTGACGTCCTTGGTAAATTGAAAGCACGGCCCATCCTGACCGATCCCGAAGTCCGCAACCTGGATGATCTCGGCATTGATATTTTGGGCCGATGGGCTGCTCCGGAAGTCACGAATTTCACGCCGTGGATTAAGCTGAGCGAGCTCAGCAAGTCGGACTCAGAGAGAGTCATCAAACAATGGTCTAGCCAAGCTTTCGAAGCTCTTGTCAAAGGCTGCCACAGTACCCTAGGAAAGTGGAACGATTTCCCTGACCTTCTCGCACTGCGGAAGAAAACTCTGGATATATGGCTCAGTTCACGGAGCTCTACATCAACCCATTCGTCACTGGGTGTGCTTGAAGGCATTAGGACGACATTTAATGAGCAGCTCACGCGAATCCTGTCGAACCAAGCCAAGAAACTCGATCAATTTGGACAGAATATCTCATTTACCATATCATACTGGGAAAGCAAGGAGCATACAGAGGCTCAATCATTGTGGGACCACAACATCATCTCTCTCGATTACTCAAATGGAGCAACCGCATTCAAGCAAACAGTCATGGACAAGCTCCTAGGCCGTGACGAAGATATCTCCGCCGCGCTGAAGATATACCAGAATTGGCGTTCTACAATTGACTCATCCAAACAATCCATCCACGACCTCAGACGAACAAAGTGGAGTGATATTTTAGATGAaggcgaagacgaagaccCTGATGTCGACATCACCGCCATGCTAAACGACGATGACCCGCGACTCCTCCGAGATGAATTCCAGTCGGCAGTCCGCCAATCATTAACCACCCTCCAAGATTCCTTCAGCGATACCTTTTGCGCCTTCGGCCAATCAAACCGAAACCTCAAAACTGCATATCTCCTCCGCCTCGTACGACTTGTCCGCAGGGATCTTCCTACAGACTTCGTCGCAACCGAGTTCTCGTTCTCCAGCTCCATCGTCCCGAAGTTACAAGAAATGCTTGCCACGGAAATCATTGCCCTTACTACTCCGTTGCGTTTACCGGATCCCCACAAGAGACTACCGGGTCGATCTCTGTGGGAAGGAGATCCGGAATTGCCCCTTCAGCCATCGCCTTATACATTCAAATTCCTGAGGAGACTGATGGAGTCTATGAATCAGTGCGGGCAGGACCTGTGGGATCTTTCTACGGTGCAGGTTCTGAAGCAGACGTTGCAGAGGGAGTTGTCGAACTTTGTTGTGACAGCTTTTGAGAACTTAGAATCGCCTGCCCCTGAAAAGGACACACCCAAACccgaatccgaatccgaGACCGGACAGGAAGACGAATCCCGACCAACTGAAAACGGCACCGAAGAACAGCGTCAACCTGAGCCCGAAACCACCAGCACTACTTCCAAGGAACATATCCGCGACTGCAAGGTCCAAATCTTCTACGACACCATCTATCTCAAAGGCAGCCTAGCCACCAAAGACCTCGAGCAAAGCCAGTGCCAGCTAGCTGACGCTGTTGAGAAGCTCCGTGCTAGTCTTGATTCGGAGGAACGGGTTGCTAAGAATATTGAgaaagcggcgggtgagtACTGGAAACGAACGAAGTTGTTGTTCGGGTTGTTTGCTGTTGGGTCAGAGTAA
- the cdc123 gene encoding cell proliferation protein CDC123 (BUSCO:EOG09264WF4;~COG:S;~EggNog:ENOG410PJMN;~InterPro:IPR009772;~PFAM:PF07065) — translation MPHMESETQPPAASSTEQLDRLPFPPVTYSHILNCSYHSWYPKYRTLAPKSRILPAPTPFITYLRGDSIVLPPEDKPPVDEDDDDDTFSDDETEEAPDPSTEWKDLHTQVKNTVAEFGGNVTPKLNWSAPKDATWIAATNDLQCCSANDVYLLLKSSDFVTHDLEHPFDDCVPDTDTGPATEPEISYHLVLRKYANFNPSLEFRCFVRNRVLLCMCQRDQNHYDFLFPMRDALRSRIQAFFDEKLKDTFPDPNFAFDVYLPAPHQRVWLIDINPWAERTDPLLFSWLEILQMKDPVNVQEEEDFPEGGFVRLSLNENGNPTIQDFGPNGEIAESESESDEEEDPANEDDDAPFLPEFRLIKRDDPEAYAFTTPQYSAHKMPKEVVDASLAGPGGMSEFLGKWQDILAKQIEEDQAADSDD, via the exons ATGCCACACATGGAATCTGAGACGCAACCTCCAGCTGCATCCTCTACGGAGCAGCTGGACAGACTACCTTTCCCTCCGGTCACATACTCTCACATCTTGAACTGCTCATATCATTCCTGGTACCCAAA GTACCGCACCCTCGCACCCAAGTCCCGCATTCTCCCCGCACCAACACCCTTCATCACCTACCTTCGCGGTGACAGCATCGTCCTCCCACCAGAAGACAAACCTCCggtcgacgaggacgacgatgatgataccTTCTCCGACGACGAAACTGAAGAAGCCCCAGACCCGTCGACGGAATGGAAAGACCTGCACACCCAAGTAAAGAACACAGTCGCAGAATTCGGAGGCAACGTGACACCAAAGCTGAACTGGAGCGCACCCAAAGACGCAACCTGGATAGCGGCAACAAACGACCTACAATGTTGCAGTGCAAACGACGTCTACCTGCTTCTAAAGAGCAGCGACTTCGTCACACACGACCTCGAACACCCCTTTGACGACTGCGTTCCTGATACCGACACCGGTCCCGCGACAGAGCCCGAAATCTCCTATCACCTTGTTCTCCGAAAATACGCCAACTTCAACCCTTCTCTCGAATTCCGGTGTTTTGTGCGAAACCGTGTCCTACTGTGTATGTGCCAGCGCGACCAAAACCACTACGACTTCCTCTTCCCGATGCGCGATGCCCTTCGCTCGCGGATTCAGGCGTTCTTCGatgagaagttgaaggatACATTTCCGGATCCGAACTTTGCGTTTGATGTCTATCTTCCTGCGCCGCATCAGCGGGTCTGGCTTATAGACATCAACCCGtgggctgagcggacggatCCGTTGTTGTTCAGTTGGTTGGAGATTCTGCAGATGAAGGACCCGGTGAATGtgcaggaggaagaggacttCCCGGAGGGAGGATTTGTCCGTCTCTCCTTGAACGAAAATGGGAATCCCACCATCCAGGACTTCGGGCCAAATGGTGAAATCGCCGAATCCGAGTCCGAGtccgacgaggaagaagacccCGCAAACGAAGACGACGACGCGCCATTCCTCCCAGAGTTCCGTTTGATCAAACGCGACGATCCAGAGGCATACGCTTTCACGACACCGCAGTACTCGGCACATAAAATGCCCAAGGAAGTCGTTGATGCGTCGCTTGCTGGGCCTGGTGGGATGAGCGAGTTCCTGGGGAAGTGGCAGGATATTCTGGCGAAGCAGATTGAGGAGGATCAGGCGGCGGATAGTGATGATTGA
- a CDS encoding dodecenoyl-CoA isomerase (COG:I;~EggNog:ENOG410PJ85;~InterPro:IPR001753,IPR029045;~PFAM:PF16113,PF00378;~TransMembrane:2 (i104-128o134-155i);~go_function: GO:0003824 - catalytic activity [Evidence IEA]) yields the protein MVDPITVTYRERIAVITLNRPEKLNALDQDLYYQLGERLREIEKRDDISITVLTGTGRFFSAGADVTASRPSGALSSSARRDILRSFVANNVDVTRAFYSHPKILVVALNGPVVGLSAALVAFADFIYATPHTFLLTPFSSLGLVAEGGASRAFVERMGISKANEALIMSKRITCPELESTGFVNKVIPAPSGEQTDSQGFLGKVLEEVEERLGSHLNQSSLLKIKELIRRPEREVLERQNGIEAFMGLERFLSGVPQEEFRRLASGEKKHKL from the exons ATGGTTGACCCGATTACCGTAACCTACCGCGAGCGCATCGCTGTGATTACGCTGAATCGGCCTGAGAAATTGAATGCTCTCGATCAGGATCTGTACTACCAACTCGGCGAACGTCTGCGCGAGATCGAGAAGAGAGATGATATCTCCATCACCGTGCTCACAGGCACAGGGCGGTTTTTCTCTGC CGGCGCAGACGTAACAGCCTCCCGCCCCTCCGGtgccctctcctcctccgcccgcCGCGACATCCTCCGCAGCTTCGTCGCCAACAACGTCGACGTCACCCGCGCCTTCTACTCGCACCCCAAGATCCTCGTCGTCGCGCTTAACGGCCCCGTCGTCGGGCTTTCCGCGGCCCTTGTCGCCTTTGCAGATTTCATCTATGCGACTCCGCATACATTCCTGCTTACCCCGTTCTCCTCGCTCGGCCTCGTCGCCGAGGGCGGCGCAAGCCGCGCCTTCGTCGAACGAATGGGCATCTCCAAAGCAAATGAAGCTCTCATAATGAGCAAGCGGATAACATGTCCCGAGCTCGAGAGCACGGGGTTCGTTAACAAAGTTATTCCCGCGCCATCCGGGGAGCAGACCGATTCTCAGGGGTTTTTGGGTAAAGTGCTGGAAGAGGTAGAAGAGCGGTTGGGGAGTCATTTGAACCAGAGCAGTTTGTTGAAGATTAAGGAGTTGATTCGGCGGCCGGAACGGGAGGTGCTGGAGAGGCAGAATGGGATTGAGGCGTTTATGGGGTTAGAGAGGTTTTTGAGTGGGGTGCCGCAGGAGGAGTTTCGGCGGTTGGCTAGTGGGGAGAAAAAGCATAAGCTGTAG
- a CDS encoding uncharacterized protein (COG:S;~EggNog:ENOG410PSMJ;~InterPro:IPR018625;~PFAM:PF09803;~TransMembrane:1 (o15-33i);~go_component: GO:0005739 - mitochondrion [Evidence IEA];~go_process: GO:0033617 - mitochondrial cytochrome c oxidase assembly [Evidence IEA]): MSAILRKLQGGNLEVFKFGMYILFPIGWMYYFGTNLDDRFNVSGFWPSAEQSHKIPLEKEEIDKELARMRALDAIRRERRVQRAAQESGEEGSA, encoded by the exons ATGTCCGCCATCCTCCGAAAATTGCAAGGCGGAAACCTCGAAGTCTTCAAG TTCGGAATGTATATCCTCTTCCCCATTGGCTGGATGTACTACTTCGGCACGAACCTGGACGACCGTTTCAACGTCTCGGGCTTCTGGCCGTCCGCCGAACAATCGCACAAGATCCcgctggagaaggaggagattgaTAAAGAGCTTGCGCGGATGAGGGCGCTGGATGCGATtcggagggagaggagggtgcAACGTGCTGCGCAGGAGAGTGGGGAGGAGGGGTCAGCATGA
- a CDS encoding serine palmitoyltransferase small subunit family protein (COG:S;~EggNog:ENOG410PRW5;~InterPro:IPR024512;~PFAM:PF11779;~TransMembrane:1 (n4-13c18/19o38-59i)), with the protein MLDFFLWIAIALVRWIRLKHYQYEVTFAVYMLTPTEKFIFNSIILTTVTMIVTGAYIYLPNHIRTVYAHMYYYWVGDRSLLSSSFPSITSVFGETATQKLEVMYETAKNTATTTTESIAEL; encoded by the exons ATGCTCGATTTCTTCCTCTGGATCGCAATTGCGCTGGTTCGATGGATTCGCTTGAAGCACTATCAATACGAAGTCACCTTTGCCGTATACATGCTCACGCCCACGGAGAAGTTCATTTTCA ACTCCATTATCCTAACCACCGTCACCATGATCGTCACCGGCGCCTACATCTACCTTCCCAATCATATCAGAACTGTCTACGCTCACATGTACTACTACTGGGTTGGCGACCGTTCACTGCTGTCGAGTAGTTTCCCCTCGATAACATCGGTTTTCGGGGAGACGGCGACGCAAAAGTTGGAGGTTATGTATGAGACGGCGAAGAATACGGCTACGACGACGACGGAGTCGATTGCTGAGctttga
- a CDS encoding peptide chain release factor family protein (COG:J;~EggNog:ENOG410QDMR;~InterPro:IPR000352;~PFAM:PF00472;~go_function: GO:0003747 - translation release factor activity [Evidence IEA];~go_process: GO:0006415 - translational termination [Evidence IEA]): MKAMLRGLFHNGPFRTVRVLTRLPQCQCQRWPVYNHHRLFSLSAPAHDKPLPPRLKISDADLTISYLKGTGPGGQKINKTNSAVQIIHKPTGIVVKSQATRSRSQNEKIARQLLADRVEELEKGDQSRTAIKAERAKKKKASKLKKTRRKYRELEDKEVESDEGEEHDSVSPSGDQPPPETQGR; the protein is encoded by the exons ATGAAAGCCATGCTTCGCGGTTTATTTCATAATGGACCCTTTCGCACAGTACGGGTTCTGACACGATTACCTCAATGCCAATGCCAAAGATGGCCTGTATACAACCACCACCGGCTCTTTTCCCTCTCCGCACCGGCACACGATAAACCGCTCCCTCCGCGTCTTAAAATCAGCGATGCCGATCTGACCATTTCCTATCTCAAGGGCACAGGCCCTGGGGGGCAAAAAATT AACAAAACCAATTCCGCCGTGCAGATAATCCACAAACCCACTGGTATTGTCGTCAAGTCGCAAGCGACCCGCTCGCGGTCTCAGAATGAGAAAATTGCAAGGCAATTGCTTGCGGATCGCGTTGAGGAATTGGAAAAAGGGGACCAGAGTCGGACTGCCATCAAGGCGGAGCGggccaagaagaaaaaggccaGTAAATTGAAGAAGACGCGGAGGAAGTATCGTGAGCTAGAGGACAAGGAGGTCGAGAGCGATGAGGGTGAGGAGCATGATTCTGTTTCGCCATCGGGAGAccaaccaccaccagagaCACAAGGCCGGTGA